A stretch of Mastomys coucha isolate ucsf_1 unplaced genomic scaffold, UCSF_Mcou_1 pScaffold3, whole genome shotgun sequence DNA encodes these proteins:
- the Chchd10 gene encoding coiled-coil-helix-coiled-coil-helix domain-containing protein 10, mitochondrial, with translation MPRGSRSAAARPASRPAPPPAHPPPSAAAPAPAASGQPGLMAQMASTAAGVAVGSAVGHVMGSALTGAFSGGSSEPAQPAVQQAPARSASHPLQMGPCSYEIKQFLDCSTTQSDLTLCEGFSEALKQCKYNHGLSSLP, from the exons ATGCCTCGGGGAAGCCGCAGTGCGGCTGCCAGGCCGGCCAG CCGCCCAGCCCCCCCTCCTGCGCACCCACCACCCTCAGCGGCCGCCCCCGCCCCGGCCGCTTCGGGCCAGCCGGGTCTTATGGCTCAGATGGCATCCACCGCCGCAGGCGTAGCCGTGGGCTCAGCTGTAGGGCATGTCATGGGTAGCGCCCTGACCGGTGCCTTCAGTGGGGGAAGCTCAGAGCCTGCCCAGCCCGCTGTCCAGCAG GCCCCTGCCCGTTCTGCCTCTCACCCGCTGCAGATGGGGCCCTGCTCCTATGAGATCAAACAGTTCCTGGACTGCTCCACCACTCAGAGCGACCTCACCCTGTGTGAGGGCTTCAGCGAGGCCCTCAAACAGTGCAAGTACAATCACG GTCTGAGCTCCCTGCCCTGA
- the CUNH22orf15 gene encoding uncharacterized protein C22orf15 homolog isoform X2, which translates to MFITVMFGAGCRELVNPWCSLVNFTGHLKRKAQVPPEVTIALLAEDGHLVKLEEELTQAPSMACSLVQEQGTYVLVQVIKGEAGTPTHYKSLLDNLNDQYSELAEELCRLSGFPTTSNGQRRRTGIRRGHREQGLSSMSRRMTSLSSKNR; encoded by the exons ATGTTTATCACTGTGATGTTTGGAG CTGGTTGCCGGGAGCTGGTGAACCCGTGGTGCAGCCTGGTGAACTTCACTGGGCATCTGAAACGGAAGGCTCAGGTGCCCCCAGAAG TAACCATTGCCCTCCTGGCTGAGGATGGGCACTTGGTGAAGTTAGAAGAGGAGCTCACCCAGGCCCCTTCCATGGCCTGTTCCCTGGTACAGGAGCAAGGGACCTATGTCCTGGTACAGGTCATTA AAGGGGAAGCTGGGACGCCCACTCACTATAAGTCGCTACTGGACAATCTGAATGACCAGTATTCAGAGTTAGCAG AGGAGCTGTGCCGGCTCTCCGGCTTTCCAACCACAAGCAATGGTCAGAGAAGACGCACGGGCATTCGGCGTGGCCACCGGGAACAAGGTCTCTCTTCAATGTCTCGAAGGATGACCTCCCTATCATCTAAAAACCGATAA
- the CUNH22orf15 gene encoding uncharacterized protein C22orf15 homolog isoform X1, translating to MFITVMFGAGCRELVNPWCSLVNFTGHLKRKAQVPPEVTIALLAEDGHLVKLEEELTQAPSMACSLVQEQGTYVLVQVISTWGPRLMCCTRREGQQATDQLRSCLASAWLGPAPDRPSNACPNPQPGPGNRYRIKGIMGTSRWPRAPLSSLYSVEGEAGTPTHYKSLLDNLNDQYSELAEELCRLSGFPTTSNGQRRRTGIRRGHREQGLSSMSRRMTSLSSKNR from the exons ATGTTTATCACTGTGATGTTTGGAG CTGGTTGCCGGGAGCTGGTGAACCCGTGGTGCAGCCTGGTGAACTTCACTGGGCATCTGAAACGGAAGGCTCAGGTGCCCCCAGAAG TAACCATTGCCCTCCTGGCTGAGGATGGGCACTTGGTGAAGTTAGAAGAGGAGCTCACCCAGGCCCCTTCCATGGCCTGTTCCCTGGTACAGGAGCAAGGGACCTATGTCCTGGTACAGGTCATTAGTACGTGGGGCCCAAGACTTATGTGTTGCACTAGAAGGGAGGGACAGCAGGCCACAGACCAACTAAGATCCTGTTTAGCCTCAGCCTGGCTGGGTCCTGCCCCCGACCGTCCATCCAATGCTTGTCCTAATCCCCAGCCTGGGCCAGGAAACAGATACAGAATAAAGGGTATTATGGGGACCAGCAGATGGCCTAGGGCCCCTTTGTCCTCTCTGTACTCTGTAGAAGGGGAAGCTGGGACGCCCACTCACTATAAGTCGCTACTGGACAATCTGAATGACCAGTATTCAGAGTTAGCAG AGGAGCTGTGCCGGCTCTCCGGCTTTCCAACCACAAGCAATGGTCAGAGAAGACGCACGGGCATTCGGCGTGGCCACCGGGAACAAGGTCTCTCTTCAATGTCTCGAAGGATGACCTCCCTATCATCTAAAAACCGATAA
- the Vpreb3 gene encoding pre-B lymphocyte protein 3, with product MGCPGCLPLLLTGAFLAGFQPTLTEPDAFLVFPGQEAELSCTINSQHASIRDFGVSWYQQQPGGAPHLLYYCAEEEHYRPADIPDRFSATVDAAHNACVLTISPVLPEDDADYFCSVAHTFEP from the exons ATGGGCTGCCCTggttgcctgcctctgcttctgacgGGAGCCTTCTTGGCAG GTTTTCAGCCAACCCTGACCGAGCCTGACGCATTCCTGGTCTTCCCAGGCCAGGAAGCTGAGCTCAGCTGTACAATCAATTCGCAGCACGCCTCCATTAGGGACTTTGGGGTATCGTGGTATCAGCAGCAGCCGGGAGGTGCTCCCCATCTTCTCTACTACTGCGCAGAAGAGGAGCACTACCGACCCGCTGACATCCCCGACAGATTCTCAGCCACCGTGGATGCGGCCCACAACGCCTGTGTGCTCACGATCAGCCCCGTGCTACCGGAGGATGACGCCGATTACTTCTGTTCAGTAGCCCACACCTTTGAACCCTAG